The genomic interval actggcatatattttccaaatttaaagaaaatcacatcaatttagcacttttttttgaatttcggaaATTAACCAAGCAAAAAAAGTCCTAAAACcatttagaattaataaaaacaactctctttactttttttccattttgggcgccaaaaaacttgaaaactggcatatattttccaaatttaaagaaaatcacatcaatttagcacttttttttgaatttcggaaATTAACCAAGCAAAAAAAGTCCTAAAACcatttagaattaataaaaacaactctctttactttttttccattttgggcgccaaaaaacttgaaaactggcatatattttccaaatttaaagaaaatcacatcaatttagcacttttttttgaatttcggaaATTAACCAAGCAAAAAAAGTCCTAAAACcatttagaattaataaaaacaactctctttactttttttccattttgggcgccaaaaaacttgaaaactggcatatattttccaaatttaaagaaaatcacatcaatttagcacttttttttgaatttcggaaATTAACCAAGCAAAAAAAGTCCTAAAACcatttagaattaataaaaacaactctctttacttttttttccattttgggcgccaaaaaacttgaaaactggcatatattttccaaatttaaagaaaatcacatcaatttagcacttttttttgaatttcggaaATTAACCAAGCAAAAAAAGTCCTAAAACcatttagaattaataaaaacaactctctttactttttttccattttgggcgccaaaaaacttgaaaactggcatatattttccaaatttaaagaaaatcacatcaatttagcacttttttttggaatttcggAAATTAACCAAGCAAAAAAAGTCCTAAAACcatttagaattaataaaaacaactctctttactttttttccattttgggcgccaaaaaacttgaaaactggcatatattttccaaatttaaagaaaatcacatcaatttagcacttttttttgaatttcggaaATTAACCAAGCAAAAAGTCCTAAAACcatttagaattaataaaaacaattgtttttaatttttttctattttgagcgccaaaaaacttgaaaattggcatatattttccaaatttaaagaaaatcacatcaatttagcacttttttttgaatttcggaaATTAACCAAGCAAAAAAAGTCCTAATAGAATTCATAAAAACAACTGTTtccactttttttcaaatttgggcgccaaaaaacttgaaaaagtcCTAAAACCTTTTAGTATCAATAAAAACAACTcctcccaatttttttaaaaatttcgagcgccaaaaaatcccaaaaataataACCGGAACCTTTCAAAAGCAATCAAACAAACACTTCGGCCTTCGACAACTCCACCGAAACAAAAATCcaaataaacttgaaataatcTTTATTCCATAGaacatatacaaaaaaaaaattaacgtttccatttcaaaaagatttttttcttcttttttttttccaaacgtTGAGAGCACACCTATAAGAGTGCCTATAagaaagaatacaaaaaattcgtaaaatctACTGGGGGGTGATTCGGACTTAATGTTCGATCTTGTGAGTCTTAATGTAATGCTGGTCCCCTTCGGAGACGAAACGTTTGCGGCCGCGGGACGGCATCTTCTTCATAATGCCCTCGGTGAGAAAACCGACAGAATGGCACCGATCCACGAACCTTGCggacaaaaatcaaaatcaaaacgatccaaagaCTTTCGGTTGTTGACTCACCTGTCGAGTATGATGAAGGCCAGGGGTACGTCGGTGGAGATGTCCGGCAGATCGTCGAACACCCTCTGGAAGCCCCTTTCCATTTGGTCGGGGGTTACTAGTATGGCGTCCGAGAAGGATTTCAGCAGGGTGCACAATTGTTCTTCTTTCACGGCGCTGTTCGCTTCCAGCGCCATCACTATCGCTTCGTAAACCAATTCGTGATGGAAATGAGGCACTTCTAATAATCTGAGGCATCGGCTCGCTTCGTTTATGTCGCCGGACGATAAGAATTCTTGTAGTAACAACCACATTTGGCGGGTTAAGGCTTTTACTGGTCGAAGGGCTCCGCCTGGTtagcataaaaaatttttttatcaacatttcatTGATCAATttccataaaatataataaactttataGTAATCAATTGATTATGTGAAATTCGTCAATACTTCTactaaaaatttccaaataattcggTAGATAGTTTATAAATTGACAAATTCATCGATTTTCCATGATTAAATTCCCGAAAAGTCATTTAATtgcacaaattaaaaatattttatcgataaaaattgtggaaaacctcaaatttgacaaaattcTAAACAGTATTCAGATTAATGTCCATAAACGTTCCACATTATGATATATCAACATTTTCTTAATCAAAATCCATAAAAAGCGcaaattctcaaaattataACTAATCGTTCTAGATTATCACATATCAACATTCTGTTGCTCAAAATTCATCGATATTCCTCGactaattttcataaaactccCATTTAGCAACATGATTATTATCCCTAATCGTACTAGATTATCacgtatcaatattttctcGATCAAAATCCATAGAAACCGCAAATTCATCAAAATCCCTCGACTAACGTTCATAAAACTCCCATTTAGCAACATGATTATTATCCCTAATCGTACTAGATTATCacgtatcaatattttctcGATCAAAATCCATAGAAACCGCAAATTCATCAAAATCCCTCGACTAACGTTCATAAAACTCCCATTTAGCAACATGATTATTATCCCTAATCGTACTAGATTATCacgtatcaatattttctcGATCAAAATCCATAGAAACCGCAAATTCATCAAAATCCCTCGACTAATGTTCATAAAACTCCCATTTAGCAACATGATTATTATCCCTAATCGTACTAGATTATCacgtatcaatattttctcGATCAAAATCCATAGAAACCGCAAATTCATCAAAATCCCTCGACTAACGTTCATAAAACTCCCATTTAGCAACATGATTATTATCCCTAATCGTACTAGATTATCacgtatcaatattttctcGATCAAAATCCATAGAAACCGCAAATTCATCAAAATCCCTCGACTAACGTTCATAAAACTCCCATTTAGCAACATGATTATTATCCCTAATCGTACTAGATTATCacgtatcaatattttctcGATCAAAATCCATAGAAACCGCAAATTCATCAAAATCCCTCGACTAACGTTCATAAAACTCCCATTTAGCAACATGATTATTATCCCTAATCGTACTAGATTATCacgtatcaatattttctcGATCAAAATCCATAGAAACCGCAAATTCATCAAAATCCCTCGACTAATGTTCATAAAACTCCCATTTAGCAACATGATTATTATCCCTAATCGTACTAGATTATCacgtatcaatattttctcGATCAAAATCCATAGAAACCGCAAATTCATCAAAATCCCTCGACTAACGTTCATAAAACTCCCATTTAGCAACATGATTATTATCCCTAATCGTACTAGATTATCacgtatcaatattttctcGATCAAAATCCATAGAAACCGCAAATTCATCAAAATCCCTCGACTAACGTTCATAAAACTCCCATTTAGCAACATGATTATTATCCCTAATCGTACTAGATTATCacgtatcaatattttctcGATCAAAATCCATAGAAACCGCAAATTCATCAAAATCCCTCGACTAACGTTCATAAAACTCCCATTTAGCAACATGATTATTATCCCTAATCGTACTAGATTATCacgtatcaatattttctcGATCAAAATCCATAGAAACCGCAAATTCATCAAAATCCCTCGACTAACGTTCATAAAACTCCCATTTAGCAACATGATTATTATCCCTAATCGTACTAGATTATCacgtatcaatattttctcGATCAAAATCCATAGAAACCGCAAATTCATCAAAATCCCTCGACTAACGTTCATAAAACTCCCATTTAGCAACATGATTATTATCCCTAATCGTACTAGATTATCacgtatcaatattttctcGATCAAAATCCATAGAAACCGCAAATTCATCAAAATCCCTCGACTAACGTTCATAAAACTCCCATTTAGCAACATGATTATTATCCCTAATCGTACTAGATTATCacgtatcaatattttctcGATCAAAATCCATAGAAACCGCAAATTCATCAAAATCCCTCGACTAACGTTCATAAAACTCCCATTTAGCAACATGATTATTATCCCTAATCGTACTAGATTATCacgtatcaatattttctcGATCAAAATCCATAGAAACCGCAAATTCATCAAAATCCCTCGACTAACGTTCATAAAACTCCCATTTAGCAACATGATTATTATCCCTAATCGTACTAGATTATCacgtatcaatattttctcGATCAAAATCCATAGAAACCGCAAATTCATCAAAATCCCTCGACTAACGTTCATAAAACTCCCATTTAGCAACATGATTATTATCCCTAATCGTACTAGATTATCacgtatcaatattttctcGATCAAAATCCATAGAAACCGCAAATTCATCAAAATCCCTCGACTAACGTTCATAAAACTCCCATTTAGCAACATGATTATTATCCCTAATCGTACTAGATTATCacgtatcaatattttctcGATCAAAATCCATAGAAACCGCAAATTCATCAAAATCCCTCGACTAATGTTCATAAAACTCCCATTTAGCAACATGATTATTATCCCTAATCGTACTAGATTATCacgtatcaatattttctcgatcaaaatctattaaatctattttttcatataattccattaaatattctaaatttgtgataaaaccgtttatttattgatgttcaattctattttcatttcagtGTTCAGTTTCCCTAAAATTCATCAAACCGTTTCATTCATTCACATTTTAATCACCAATTTccctaaaattttttaaattttgtatgattTAAATGAGAATgacaatttcataaaatttcctTGATCAATATCCCGAAAATTCTTTGAACTTCTTATTTTATCAACGTTTAATTGATCAATGTCCATAAAGTcgatcaaattaataataatttaaataataatggtaaattaatcaaaatagttGAACCAATTTCCAGAAAATTCATTAAACTGCTCTTTCAATATACATATTAATGACCAATTTCCATAAAATTCCACAAATTATGCAAAATCAAATGAGAATGACAAATTCTTCAACTTTCATTGACCCATATtccaaatattaattaaacCTCTCATTTTATCGGCATTTCATTGATCAATTTCCATAAAgtcaattatattataaaaaaatgggaaaatcaTCAAATTTCCTTGaccaatttctaaaaaatttattaaacctCTCATTTTATCAACATTAATTAGATCAATATTGAGACAATTCATCATACAGATCATTAATATCCACATTTAATTGATCAATTTCcataaaatacatttatttatgcagaatttgaacaaaaataataattttaacatcCAATTCTCagtttattccaatttttttacacaatttaATCCTAGGATATATTTGTATCGtcttcatttaaattttaacaattaatgttccaataacataaaaaaaaatccataattaataaaaacctTCCACTCTCCTTGTTCCAACATGAATTTACATCAACTTTAACATTTAAACGAATACAAACATACAAAATGCACACCAGTACAAccaaagtagttcaaatgtaccgcAAACGGTATTACATACTTACCGACTCCCCAAACGTTATGCAAACGTACCAAGCCGTGTTTCATGGATAACAAAGTATCGGCGCGGCTAACGGCCTCCTGGAAATCCTTATTATCGCTCTTCTGCTTCAATGAAACGATAAATTTGGGCGGGATACAATCATCAGCTATGGCGCGCGCTATGAAATTACCCAAAATCGTCGGAGCGTCCGGTATATCCAATATCAAATCGGGCAAATTGGCCAACAGATTCTCAAAAGCTTTACTGATGTCGGTTTCGTTAATAGTATGCGGAAATAGATCGGAAATCAACACGGAAGTCATTTCCCTGTGGGACGGTTTGTGATCCATGGCGATTTCTATCAATTGTTCAACCAAAGTTTCCCTTCGGTTCAAAGGTATTTGTTCTTCTACTGAAAGTATGGCTTCGTGAGTGTCGCcgttctcgaaatattccagaATAATCGGTTccacttttttcttaatttcctcATCTGATACTTCAGGTACTACAGCTTTAAGTTCTATATCTcctataaatcaaaataaataaaacataaaatattaacgaaaaaaaaaaaatatatatatattataatacgAACCGTTTCCCATATTTTCGTTATCGAAATTAGGATCGTTTATATCTTCGTAGGTTTCTAGTAACTCAGACCCCGGAAGTCCCCAAACTCCTTTACCTCCAGCTCCTTTCTTCTTAGGTAAACCTCTACCATAACCGTTCCTAGATCTACGACTATTTTTCCATGATCTAGGTCCGTGAACGAACGCCGGTACAGCACTTTCCTTAGAATTCTGTCTATTCACTTTCTTTGGTCTACGTTTCGTAAGACTATCACCGACAGTAGCATTTTCTTTAGCGGCTAATTCTTCGTTAACCACTTTATCGATGTCGATGTTGTCTTCGGCGATATCGACGTCTGCTTTTTCAGAAGCCATATTtgctttcaaaataaaaagccGAGTTTTTTTAACTAATCACCTGttctagtttattttcaaagaattacCTACAATAAAATCCttcttttggaaaaaatatcgTATCTAATATGATTTGGGTTACACGTCATTTCGGACTACGTGACACtatcaaatcaaataataaaacagtaaataattgatatatatcaaatattataacaaaaaattactttcaataccatattttcgataaaatatacGATTAAATACAGCATCATTACTTATAGTTTGATTTTCGTGAAGCGTGGTTTTGGTAAACAAAAACATTGTAACCAGCCATTCCAGCTGGTCGCACTGCATTGAAGTAAACAATAGtgaaataactataaatttatttatacatggATAATTATTGCATTATTTCACTTACCTGGTGTTTAAATACAAAACTGAAATTagtatatttaaacaaaaaacgtttttaatatacagaaatatattttacgCAACACGCTTCACTATAGACAACCGCCCGTCGTAAAATGAACACAGAATATTTCTTTCTTAACGTCATCGTTACACCGGACGTTTTACTTCGCACTCGGTTACAAATGAGATAAACAAAGATGGGAATATATAGGAGTGGATCGAACTACACTAACCGAGCTtgtattatttacaaaaacaaaatactgtacgttttaaaaaaaagtaaaagtaaatatctaaaaataaatcagataAAAACAAATGTGTATATTGGATCTTATGAAACATAAGCGAGTTTGAATTAATGATGTATTGTGATGCCGGCTTTAAGAATTTGTAGGAAATTTCCGTAAATCGATAAACGTTCTGGAGTTGACGTAAATACCGATatttgaaatgtcaaatttagttagggtgataataaaaaaattttttcgaaattgaatagatataaaacttaaattattattttatcaaaaataacttttttattatttattatcccGATTTTTTGCGCCAAAAGATCGTGCATATTCGTTTCGTCTCGTTAAAGGATCCGAAGCAATATTCCAGGAATTTATAGTCTGGGGAATTAAgtgacaaaataataatatttgtacgtttttattatacaggatttgtagaatttaaatacaatttataaaatatagagAGAGATGTGCAGCATATCTATTACATCTATATAAAATATGGACATAAATGTTGTAGAATAAATACCTTATTGATAAGAAACAGTACAGTACCCTGTATTAGGGCGAGCAGAAACACATTGGACCCGTAATGACACAAGTTGAGTCTTCGAGATTTGATTTACCCCACATTTAAGTACGTTTATGACACATATCAAATTgctaaatatcgaaaaaaaatcacaggcgctaaatatatttatttaataataaagtgcATGTTCGAATTAATGGTTGGAAAATGAACAAACCTATGACAGGTTATTAGTCCGGGTGATTAGTAGCCAATTTAAAGAAACAGCTGATATATATCAATCAAGGTGAGATATgtctaaatacaaaattttattacaggcattttattctatttaaacAAATACGACAGACACaattctaaaaaatatgcaTAGATTGGGATTTGTTTacaagatttgaaaaaaaaaatcaagacgTTTATCACATGtattactttctaataatttcaaacatactataaactttgagaaaaaaatataacttcactatctaatacatatttttgaataaaaacctTAAATTAGGTgtgatttgaattttattcgGGTTTTTAGAGACCTGTCGAACATATGAAAGAATCCAACACACCTTCAGACATTAAGAGTCAATGAACCCTTGGAATTTTTTCCACGTGTTTAAATTAGATTTTCAACTGTTTACAAATTTCAGATTGGtctgttttttgtaaaaaccaaTACAAAATCGTTGTTTAAATAAGAAGAAACTCGAATGGAACTtcgtttcaaaatgtttttgtatacAGAGTGCAAacgaaaatttctaacctaaatacttgataaaatagaaaatacatgaTCGGAATGACAGTAAACTTTTATCGATTGTCTTTTTACTAGTTTTGAATATACGTTTTTCGTACTTTTGCCAAAAAACATTTCTAACCTCAATGTTTTAACGTATGTTTGACAGTACCCTCAAAACAgactataaaacacaaaatttatatttggaattatGAAAGGCTCCCATTGAATTTGGTTTTATATGTTTTCTTTACATTCTATCACAAACGAAcgtttctaacctcaattttttgacGTATGTTTGACAGGTCCCtcaaaatagactataaaacacaaaatttacaATTGGAACCATGAAAGGCttccattgaatttgtttttaatgtgtttttgattgttttcattacattttatcacaaacgtacgtttctaacctcaatttttttatgtatgtttGACATGCCCCTCAAAACAgactataaaacacaaaatgtATAATTGGAATAATGAAAGGATcccattgaatttgtttttatatgttttcttTACATTCTATCACAAACGAACGTTTTTTTAACGTATGTTTGACAGTACCCTCAAAACaggctataaaacataaattataattggaaCCATGAAAGGCttccattgaatttgtttttaatgtgtttttgaatgttttctttACATTCTATCACAAACGAAcgtttctaacctcaattttttaacGTACGTCTGTCAGTACCCTCAAAACAgcctataaaacataaaatttataattggaacTATGAAAGGATcccattgaatttgtttttaatgtgtttttgaatgttttcattacattttatcacaaacgtacgtttctaacctcaattttttgacGTATGTTTGACAAGCCCCTCAAAACAgactataaaacacaaaatttataattggaatAATGAAAGGATcctattgaatttgtttttatatgttttcttTACATTCTATCACAAACGAAcgtttctaacctcaattttttaacGTATTTTTGACAGTACCCTCAAAACaggctataaaacataaaaattataattggaacCATGAAAGGCttccattgaatttgtttttaatgtgtttttgattgttttcatTACATTCTATCACAAACGAAcgtttctaacctcaattttttaacGTACGTCTGTCAGTACCCTCAAAACaggctataaaacataaaatttataattggaacTATGAAAGGATcccattgaatttgtttttaatgtgtttttgaatgttttctttACATTCTATCACAAACGAAcgtttctaacctcaattttttgacGTATGTTTGACAGGTCCCtcaaaatagactataaaacacaaaatttacaATTGGAACCATGAAAGGCttccattgaatttgtttttaatgtgtttttgattgttttcattacattttatcacaaacgtacgtttctaacctcaatttttttatgtatgtttGACATGCCCCTCAAAACAgactataaaacacaaaatgtATAATTGGAATAATGAAAGGATcccattgaatttgtttttatatgttttcttTACATTCTATCACAAACGAACGTTTTTTTAACGTATGTTTGACAGTACCCTCAAAACaggctataaaacataaattataattggaaCCATGAAAGGCttccattgaatttgtttttaatgtgtttttgaatgttttctttACATTCTATCACAAACGAAcgtttctaacctcaattttttaacGTACGTCTGTCAGTACCCTCAAAACaggctataaaacataaaatttataattggaacTATGAAAGGATcccattgaatttgtttttaatgtgtttttgaatgttttcattacattttatcacaaacgtacgtttctaacctcaattttttgacGTATGTTTGACAAGCCCCTCAAAACAgactataaaacacaaaatttataattggaatAATGAAAGGATcctattgaatttgtttttatatgttttcttTACATTCTATCACAAACGAAcgtttctaacctcaattttttaacGTATTTTTGACAGTACCCTCAAAACaggctataaaacataaaaattataattggaacCATGAAAGGCttccattgaatttgtttttatatgttttctttatattctaTCACAAACGAAcgtttctaacctcaattttttgacGTATGTTTGACAGGTCCCtcaaaatagactataaaacacaaaatttataattggaacCATGAAAGGCttccattgaatttgtttttaatgtgtttttgattgttttcatTACATTCTATCACAAACGAAcgtttctaacctcaattttttaacGTACGTCTGTCAGTACCTTCAAAACaggctataaaacataaaatttgtaattggAACTATGAAAGGATcccattgaatttgtttttaatgtgtttttgaatgttttcattacattttatcacaaacgtacgtttctaacctcaattttttgacGTATGTTTGACAGGCCCCTCAAAACAgactataaaacacaaaatttataattggaatAATGAAAGGATcctattgaatttgtttttatatgttttcttTACATTCTATCACAAACGAAcgtttctaacctcaattttttaacGTATTTTTGACAGTACCCTCAAAACaggctataaaacataaaaattataattggaacCATGAAAGGCttccattgaatttgtttttaatgtgtttttgatcgttttcattacattttatcacaaacgaacgtttctaacctcaattttttgacGTATGTTTGACAGGCCCCTTAAAACAgactataaaacacaaaaatttatattcggAATTACGATCTTTCCAAACAGactataaattaattaaacgattagaaaaaaacaataaacaattaaaactaGTGTTGTATTACATTAAATACttctcaaatttttggaaaagattataaaacaaataaaacatctctCAGTATACGTATCACTTCATGTTTTAGTGTCTTTTACGAGACATCAATGATTGTCAGCGTCAATTAAAAGCGAATTGTTTCATGCAGACATCGATATAACATTTACAATAACGAAACCTcttaaaacaatttctttttcacaGCGGTAAATCTTTCCATGTAAGCATCGTACCCGTTCACGTCAGATAACTGCGTGGTTTTAAACAGATTACCGTCAAGGGataaattcgatattttcgATTCCCCCAGTATTTTAGGGGTAATAGCCGTTAACTGCaaacaattttcttctaatCTCAACGTTTTCAATCTCGGACAATCGGCTATTTGCCCCGAAACGTGCGCTATTTGATTCTGATTCAAGTTAAGCTCGGTGACGTTCAAACCAGATACTTCCGGACCGATTGATGTTATTTCGTTTCTACTTAAATCTAGCACATCGAGATGTTTGAGACCGCAAAACATCAACGGGAACTCCTTGATGTGATTATCACTTAAATTCACCTGTTTCAAATgtattaaatttgataatgtTCTAGGTAAAGTTGTTAGATTGTTGTGACTCGCgtttaatatttctaatttagttAGGGCACCTATACAATCAGGAATCTTTGCCAATCTATTTTTACTCAAATTTAAGTGTCTTAATTGCATGAATCTACTTATTTCGTTAGGTAAAATTACGAATTTGTTGTCTGATATGTCCAAAGTTCGGAGACTGCTTTCCAGTTGTTTGAAACCTGGTGGAAATTCGTTTAGTTTCCCTTGAGATAACTTGAGAACTCCCGTTTTTTGAGCGGTTTCTATATGTTGTTTGAGACCTGAGTTACCCATCGCGAAGCGTGCTAACTAACTGATTAGAAAGATAAGATTTCGACTAATTAAAATTTCAGCGATAAATTTGTTACTGATAAAACTCACCTAGTTACTTTGTGTAAAGATTCGCATCACTTTTATTTCgagttttcttttgtattttcttctataaattatgttattgttattatttttcaagtaaaatatTGCAATCGTGTTAAATACACTTGACACTTACGTTATTGACATTTCGTTGGGGTTATTTGTTTACATTCGACAGGTAGTGGTAACTTGTCTTTAAAACATTCCATAATTCGAAACAACGTTGCCGGACTTTTATTATGTTTcggaataaaattttaataggtAAGTTTAATTCTATATTAATCTATATTAACTTATCACATCAAATACATTTATGTatattaaatatctaaaaatattttacttaccaataataatgaataatataacgtgataattaaaattaaatataatgtaattgtcATATTTATACGCAATCTTGCAACATAAAATGAAATCCGACAACGCAGCTCGAATAGTTACAATCGATGATTATCTGTCAAATGTTGTTGTTATCGAGATGAACAGATGGCGGTGTAAGCGTCGTAAGCTTTTCGTGTATTGTACTAATTTTCCAGTTTCCCTTGCTAAACGGGAAAATGGCAAAGGTTGTTAATATTCTGAGTGAATTCGGGTTGAAT from Diorhabda sublineata isolate icDioSubl1.1 chromosome 8, icDioSubl1.1, whole genome shotgun sequence carries:
- the LOC130447401 gene encoding programmed cell death protein 4, which translates into the protein MASEKADVDIAEDNIDIDKVVNEELAAKENATVGDSLTKRRPKKVNRQNSKESAVPAFVHGPRSWKNSRRSRNGYGRGLPKKKGAGGKGVWGLPGSELLETYEDINDPNFDNENMGNGDIELKAVVPEVSDEEIKKKVEPIILEYFENGDTHEAILSVEEQIPLNRRETLVEQLIEIAMDHKPSHREMTSVLISDLFPHTINETDISKAFENLLANLPDLILDIPDAPTILGNFIARAIADDCIPPKFIVSLKQKSDNKDFQEAVSRADTLLSMKHGLVRLHNVWGVGGALRPVKALTRQMWLLLQEFLSSGDINEASRCLRLLEVPHFHHELVYEAIVMALEANSAVKEEQLCTLLKSFSDAILVTPDQMERGFQRVFDDLPDISTDVPLAFIILDRFVDRCHSVGFLTEGIMKKMPSRGRKRFVSEGDQHYIKTHKIEH
- the LOC130447423 gene encoding leucine-rich repeat-containing protein 57, whose translation is MGNSGLKQHIETAQKTGVLKLSQGKLNEFPPGFKQLESSLRTLDISDNKFVILPNEISRFMQLRHLNLSKNRLAKIPDCIGALTKLEILNASHNNLTTLPRTLSNLIHLKQVNLSDNHIKEFPLMFCGLKHLDVLDLSRNEITSIGPEVSGLNVTELNLNQNQIAHVSGQIADCPRLKTLRLEENCLQLTAITPKILGESKISNLSLDGNLFKTTQLSDVNGYDAYMERFTAVKKKLF